Genomic segment of Streptomyces longhuiensis:
GGACTCCGGCTTCCGCGTCGTCCTCGATCCTCGGGTCCCCGACGTCATACGCCGTCACCTCGCCGATGACGTCGAGGGGTTCCTCGGAGACCACGGGCTGAAGACGAAGGACGTGACCGCGTGGGTGTGCCACCCCGGCGGCCCCAAGGTGCTGGAGGCTGTCGCCGAAGCCCTCGACCTGCCCTGTGACGCACTCGATGTGACCTGGCGCCACTTGGCCGAGGTGGGCAACCTGTCCTCGTCGTCGGTACTCCACGTGCTGCGCGACACCCTGGCCGACCGCCGTCCGCCGCCGGGCACACCGGGTGTGCTGCTTGCGATGGGGCCCGGCTTCGCTTGCGAACTCGTCTTGCTGCGCTGGTAGTTCGGATCTCGGAGGACAGAGGACACATGATCTGGTACGGACTGCTGGTGGCCGCCGTCGCGGGCGAGCGCGTCGCCGAACTCGTCGTCGCCCGTCGCAACGAACGGTGGAGCGCAGCCCGCGGGGCGACCGCCTCCGGGCAGGGCCACTACCCGGCGATGGTCGCGCTCCACACCGGGCTGCTGGGTGGCTGCCTCTGCGAGGTATGGCTGGCCGACCGTCCGTTTCTGCCGGCACTGGCCTGGCCGATGCTGGTCCTGTTCGCGGCTGCCCAGGCGCTGCGGTGGTGGTGTGTCAGCACGCTCGGGCCCCGCTGGAACACCCGGGTGATCGTCGTACCCGGACTGCCTCTGGTGACAGGAGGCCCGTACCGCTGGCTGCGGCACCCCAACTATGTGGCCGTCGTCGCCGAGGGCGTGGCCCTTCCGCTGATCCACACCGCCTGGGCCACTGCGACCCTGTTCACCCTGCTCAACGCCGCTCTGCTCACGGTCCGCATTCGCTGCGAGAACCGGGCCCTGGCCGCCTCGACCACGCCCGCTGCGGCGTGATCGACGTACTGGTGGCGGGCGGCGGGCCGGCCGGTCTGGCCGCCGCCATCCACGCGGCGCTCGCCGGCCTGGAGACAGTCGTCGTCGAACCCCGCACCGCGCCCGTGGACAAGGCCTGCGGAGAGGGCGTCATGCCGAGCGGTGTCGCCGCACTGCGAGGACTGGGCATCCAGGTCACCGGCCACGAACTGCGCGGCATCCGCTACGTGGACGGCAGGGCACGCGCCGAAGCGTGTTTCCGCGACCGTAGCGGGCTGGGAATCCGCCGTACGACGCTGCACGCCGCGCTTCACCGGCGCGTTCTCGATCTCGGCGTGCGGATGGTGACGGGCAAGGTCGGCGAAGTGCGCCAGAGTGCCGACTCGGTCACCGCGGCGGGCACGACAGCCCGCTGGCTGATCGCCGCCGACGGCCTGCACTCCCCCGTGCGGCGGACGGTGGGACTGGAGATGCCTGGCGTCAAAGACGGCCGCTACGGACTTCGCCGGCACTTCCGCGTCGAGCCATGGACCGACTTCGTGGAGGTCCACTGGTCCCGTGAGGGCGAGGCCTATGTGACACCGGTCGGCGAGGACCTGGTGGGCGTCGCGATCCTCAGCCGCTGCCGCCGCAGCTACGACCAGCACCTCGCCGGCTTTCCCGCCCTCACGGCGTCGCTCCGCGGTGCGGCCGCGACCGACGTACGTGGCGCTGGACCGCTGCGGCAGCGCGCACGGCGCAGAGTCGCCGGCCGTGTCCTGCTCGTCGGCGACGCCGCGGGCTACCTGGATGCCCTCACCGGCGAGGGCATCGCTCTCGGCCTTGCGACCGCTCGGGCGGCCGTCCGTTGCCTGGCCGCCGGACGACCGCTGGAGTACGAGCGCGCCTGGACGCGGCTGACCCGGCGCCATCGGCTGCTGACCGGCGCCCTCCTGGCCGCGGGCCGCCGTCCCGGCACCGCCCGCCTCATCGTCCCGGTGGCATCCCGGATGCCACCGGTGTTCTCCGCGGCGGTTCACGCGTTGGAGTAGGAGAGCATCTGATCGATGTTCCCAGGCGGCTCTGCCCGTTTCATCCGCTTCGATTCGCCAGGTGGGTGTGGATTCTCCGGCGAGTGCGCACCGCCACCCACCTCGCCACCGGGCCTGCGGCGGGGAACCCCTGCGGAAGCGCGGGATCGCCACAGAGCTTGGCAGGAACGCTCTCCGAAATCTGGGGACCAGGGGCCAAGGGCCAGGGGCCAGGGGCCAGGGGCCAGGGGCCATACGAGCGTGGGGCCATGCGAGCGTGCCATTCATCCGGCCATGCTCGAGGACCTCGCCGTGGGCACCCCGCGATCCGAACCAGCAGGCCACGCAGCGTCCACTCGGGATCAGCCGACCGCATGTGCAGACGACCAGGGCCATTCGGAGGCCCTGGTGTGGTGGCTGCCGTCGGCCGGGCTCCGCGCTGGGCAGAGTGGACATGTCACCGGGCAGCAGGTGGCGACAGGACTCTGGGAGGACCGCATGACCGCTTCGTCACCCGCCACCGACGCGCCTCCGGCCCGGTACGACGACCTGCGGGCGATGGTGATCAACTGCACCCTCAAACGCTCGCCGGAGACGAGCAACACCCAGGGCCTGATCGACCGCAGCACCGCGATCATGGAAGCCCAGGGCGTCCACGTCGACGTGATCCGGGCCGTCGACCACGACATCGCCACGGGCGTGTGGCCCGACATGACGGAGCACGGCTGGGAGACCGACGCCTGGCCGGACCTCTACCGGCAGGTCATGGCCGCCGACATCCTCGTGCTGGCCGGCCCGATCTGGCTGGGCGACAACGGCTCCGTGACGAAGCAGGTCATCGAACGTCTCTACGCCTGTTCCAGCCTCCTCAACGACGCAGGACAGTACGCCTACTACGGCCGCGTCGGCGGCTGCCTGATCACCGGCAACGAGGACGGCGTCAAACACTGTGCGATGAACGTCCTCTACAGCCTGCAACACCTGGGATACACCATCCCTCCCCAGGCCGACGCCGGATGGATCGGTGAGGCCGGCCCCGGCCCCTCCTACCTCGACCCGGGCTCCGGCGGCCCCGAGAACGACTTCACCAACCGCAACACCACGTTCATGACCTGGAACCTGCTGCACCTGGCCCGGGCATTGAAGGATCTCGGTGGCATCCCCGCCTACGGCAACCAGCGCACCGCCTGGGACGCCGGCTGCCGCCACGACTACGAGAACCCGGAGCACCGGTAACGCCACCCGTAGGGAAGCGGGCCACCTCGCCCCGGCGTCGGTCAGATGCCGTGCACGCATCGAGCGCCCGCACACCCCGGCACCAGCCGCCCGCCTCCCGCCTCCCGCCTCCCGCCAGCCCACCGCTCATCGGCACCCGAGGAAGCGGCCCGTCCCACGGCCCACCACGACGCGGCGCTTCCTGCCTCAAGACAGGAACGCGCCGCCCCCATAAGCCCGTTCGCGCTCGTGTGCAGAACGCCTTCGCCCGGATGAAGGTCTGATACATCCCGCGCGCCTGACGAATCACCGTCATGTTCCGTGCGCCCGAGTAGCTCCCTCTGTTACTGCGCTTCTTCGCGGCGGGCCTTCGGCTCGCGAGTCGGCAGAGGATTTCAGCAGGCTCCTCCGGATCCGGGCCGAGGACTTCACTGACATACGAGTAGCGATCGGAAACTGACTTCCCATCACACTCAGGCCTCTCCTGAGCTCACGCAAATCCTGCGCCGGCAAGATCTTCGGGTGCAAAGCCGGATCCCTCACCTGCCCACCCCAGGCACCCCGCGCGCCCGGCAGGTCGGGGCAGGAAGTGCACTCCGACGACGGAGCCCGCCGGCCTCACCTCAGTCGATCCTCAGTCGCCCCTCAGCCGAACCGCGCAAGGCCACGTCCAGGCACCACCCCGATCGAGGCCCGCCCATGAAGTGCGGCGGGGGCGACCCTCGGGTCGCACAACCGGGTCGGCACTGGTGCCGATATGTCCCTTTAGGCAGGAAAAGCGGCGTGGCGCTATGTCCATCTTTGCGACTAAAAATGCCTTTTAACATTATTGGCGCCCCATAGGCAGTTAAGCGTGCATCGAGCGTCATTCATGCGAAATATTGCGCTCTGATAGGTGATCGGGCTGCATTCCAACCCGCACCCCCTTCAGTGAACCGTGTCACACGAACGGACGCCGGCCCCGAGCTCTGCTGATGCCCTGCTTCCCTTCTGCGCGAAGAGGATTGGGCTTTTCGATCAAAGAGGGCGGCGGGTTCCGATCGCCGCACACAGGGCTCTCACATTTCGCGATCGCAATTCCGGTCTTGTTCCTTCCGCGCCTTCTCGCCTAATGTCACCGTCAATCCGGATGGAACGCCGAATCCTGCCGCTGTCCGGAATCCCTCCCACCCACACGGATACGCACGGCAGGAGCGGGGGACCCAGGTAAGCCGCCGATCCGGTTTCCGGAACGGCTCGGGGTGAAGTCGCACACATTGTGCGACCGGACATCTCCCGTCCGAACCCGACAGCTCACCTCGCAGGCGACGGAGAGGAATTCGTCATGCCCTCAAAGGGAAAGCACCGCCGCATCAAGTCCATCTCGCTCACCCGAGGGCTCGCCGCCGCGGGCACGGGCGCGGCCGTGCTCGCTCTCCCGGTGCTCGGCGCGACCACCGCCAGCGCGGCGCAGGCCGCCCCGGCCGCGAAGAGCGCCGCGGCCCCCGCGACGTACGTCGTCACCGCGGGCGACACCCTCAGCAAGATCGCCCGAGAGCACTCTCTGAGCGGCGGCTGGAAGAAGCTGTACCAGGACAACCGAGCCACCATCGGTGACAACCCGGGGCTGATCTACCCCGGTGCCAAGCTCACGCTCGGCAAGAAGAGCCCCGCCAAGCCCGCGGACACCAGGGCGTACGCCGAGCGGGCCGACCGCTCCGAGGTCCGGACCACTCTCGCCGCTGCCCCGGCGAAGAAGTCCTACACCAACGACCTCGACGGCTGGATCAAGGAGTCGCTCGACATCATGGCCCAGCACAAGATTCCCGGCACCTACGAGGGCATCCACCGCAACATCATGCGCGAGTCCTCCGGCAACCCGCTGGCCATCAACAACTGGGACTCCAACGCTGTCGCGGGAACCCCGTCCAAGGGACTCCTGCAGGTCATCGACCCCACGTTCATCGCCTACCACGTGCCCGGCACCTCGATGAACAGCTACGACCCGGTCGCCAACATCACCGCCGCATGCAACTACGCGGCCGACAAGTACGGCTCGATCGACAACGTGAACGGCGCGTACTGACAGTCGGTTCGGGCTCCCTCCCGCTCAGCACGGAGGACCCC
This window contains:
- a CDS encoding NAD(P)/FAD-dependent oxidoreductase; its protein translation is MIDVLVAGGGPAGLAAAIHAALAGLETVVVEPRTAPVDKACGEGVMPSGVAALRGLGIQVTGHELRGIRYVDGRARAEACFRDRSGLGIRRTTLHAALHRRVLDLGVRMVTGKVGEVRQSADSVTAAGTTARWLIAADGLHSPVRRTVGLEMPGVKDGRYGLRRHFRVEPWTDFVEVHWSREGEAYVTPVGEDLVGVAILSRCRRSYDQHLAGFPALTASLRGAAATDVRGAGPLRQRARRRVAGRVLLVGDAAGYLDALTGEGIALGLATARAAVRCLAAGRPLEYERAWTRLTRRHRLLTGALLAAGRRPGTARLIVPVASRMPPVFSAAVHALE
- a CDS encoding transglycosylase SLT domain-containing protein yields the protein MPSKGKHRRIKSISLTRGLAAAGTGAAVLALPVLGATTASAAQAAPAAKSAAAPATYVVTAGDTLSKIAREHSLSGGWKKLYQDNRATIGDNPGLIYPGAKLTLGKKSPAKPADTRAYAERADRSEVRTTLAAAPAKKSYTNDLDGWIKESLDIMAQHKIPGTYEGIHRNIMRESSGNPLAINNWDSNAVAGTPSKGLLQVIDPTFIAYHVPGTSMNSYDPVANITAACNYAADKYGSIDNVNGAY
- a CDS encoding isoprenylcysteine carboxyl methyltransferase family protein — translated: MIWYGLLVAAVAGERVAELVVARRNERWSAARGATASGQGHYPAMVALHTGLLGGCLCEVWLADRPFLPALAWPMLVLFAAAQALRWWCVSTLGPRWNTRVIVVPGLPLVTGGPYRWLRHPNYVAVVAEGVALPLIHTAWATATLFTLLNAALLTVRIRCENRALAASTTPAAA
- a CDS encoding flavodoxin family protein — protein: MTASSPATDAPPARYDDLRAMVINCTLKRSPETSNTQGLIDRSTAIMEAQGVHVDVIRAVDHDIATGVWPDMTEHGWETDAWPDLYRQVMAADILVLAGPIWLGDNGSVTKQVIERLYACSSLLNDAGQYAYYGRVGGCLITGNEDGVKHCAMNVLYSLQHLGYTIPPQADAGWIGEAGPGPSYLDPGSGGPENDFTNRNTTFMTWNLLHLARALKDLGGIPAYGNQRTAWDAGCRHDYENPEHR